Proteins co-encoded in one Candidatus Thiodictyon syntrophicum genomic window:
- a CDS encoding cytochrome b/b6 domain-containing protein, whose product MSTREVLIYSHFERFWHWTQMALIVTMLITGFAIHGLHDWISFDRAVTLHTLAALALLGLWVLATFWLFTTGNWKHYLPTARGLGQVVRFYSYGIFLGERHPYRKAFWRKHNPLQAIAYLALKGVLFPLIWASGIAYLLYFAWGDNPGAAAWLQWVALVHTATAYAILAFVVMHVYMLTIGGSFAHHVKPMLTGFDKVELSPEEEAYLIQDEPSHIR is encoded by the coding sequence ATGAGTACGCGTGAGGTCCTGATCTATTCGCACTTCGAACGCTTCTGGCACTGGACCCAGATGGCCCTGATTGTTACCATGTTAATTACAGGGTTCGCCATCCACGGGCTCCATGACTGGATCAGCTTCGATCGGGCCGTGACCCTGCACACCCTGGCCGCCCTGGCGCTCCTGGGCCTGTGGGTCCTCGCCACCTTCTGGCTCTTCACCACCGGCAACTGGAAGCACTACCTGCCCACCGCCCGCGGGCTTGGACAGGTGGTGCGCTTCTATTCCTACGGGATCTTCCTGGGCGAACGCCACCCCTACCGCAAGGCATTCTGGCGCAAGCACAATCCGCTCCAGGCCATCGCCTACCTGGCGCTCAAGGGCGTGCTCTTCCCGCTCATCTGGGCCTCCGGGATCGCCTATCTGCTGTACTTCGCCTGGGGCGACAACCCCGGCGCCGCCGCCTGGCTGCAATGGGTCGCCCTGGTCCACACCGCCACCGCCTATGCGATCCTCGCCTTCGTCGTCATGCATGTGTACATGCTGACCATCGGTGGCTCCTTCGCACACCACGTCAAGCCCATGCTCACCGGATTCGACAAGGTCGAACTCAGTCCGGAGGAAGAGGCCTATCTGATCCAGGACGAACCGAGCCACATCCGCTGA